The DNA region CCGGCGGGCGATCAGGCCTCGTCGGTAATGGTGGAAGTTGAAGCCGACCTCAACCCTATGCTTGCACTGATGGCCCGCCGTCCGCTGCAGAACCTGGTCGACACCATAGCGGCAGGTCTCGGCCGCTGGAATTATTGAACCATCCTGGCTTCCGAAAGGTCGTACGCTTGCAGCTGGCCGGGCGCAGTCGCAAGCTGAATGCGGCCAAACTCATCAACGCCCGCAATCTTACAATCCACCAGATTACCACCGATACGGAACTGCCTGATCTCGCCCAATCCCCGCAGGCGATTCAGATAGTTGATGCGCAGCAACTTCGCATCCCCCTGCTCAATGCGGCCGATTTCCTTTTTCATGTAATCCATCAGCTCAGCCAACAGGCCGTGGCGGTCGTAAATTCTGCCCGAAAGCATCCGCATCGAAACAGGATTAGGGAGCTCCTCCGGAAAATCCAATTGATTGACATTGAGCCCGATGCTGATGATGGAATGGGTGATGAGCGCACCCGAAACCGTGTTGCTGATCAGTACGCCGGCCAGTTTGCTGTTGCCCGACCAGATATCGTTGGGCCACTTGATGCTGACCGAGGGAATGGCAAATGCATCCATTAAACCCGCAATGGCGAGCGATACGGCCATAGTAATTTCAAACTGGCGTGAAGCAGCCAGGTGGCGCGGACACCAGCAAAAGCTCATCAAAAGGTTTTGACCCGGCGCGCTGTGCCAGGTGTTGTTTCCCTGACCACGTCCACCTGTCTGAAAATCAGCCGTAATCACTTTCCCGCAAACCGGTTCGCCCGCCTGAAGCATCTCACTCAGCAGCTTGTGGGTGGAAGTGGTCGGCCCGAGGCGCAGCATGTTATCCGCCATGAAGTCCGTCATTTTCCGGCAAATTTAAGGTTTGCCGCACTGTGCTTTGCTTCATCCCGCCGTGATAAACAATCCATAACAATAATTAACTGATTTTGAATACCTGATCAAAAGCAGCGCCGCAGGGGGTGTAAAGATTCTGTATTTTTGCAGATTCGAGCATCGGCTATAGCCGAACATTCGTTGTAAACCGTTTGTTTAAGGAGGACAATGCCCAGAAGAAAACCCCGGAAAACAGAAAACAGTATGCCCCTGCTGAGCACCGTTGTAGCCGCATTGCAGGATAAAAAAGGAAAAGACATTGTGAGTCTCGACCTCAGAACCACCCATTCATCGCTTACCGATTATTTTGTGATCTGCCACGGCACTTCCAAGACACAGGTAGATGCACTTGCCGGAGAAGTGATTGATAAGGCGCTGACAGTTGCAGGCGCAAAACCATACAACAAAGAAGGTTTTGAAAATTCGGAATGGATTTTGATTGACTTTGTGGACGTAGTGGTGCACATTTTCCTTGAGCAGACCCGGAAATTTTATCAGCTTGAGCAGCTCTGGGCAGATGCCGCACGCACCGAACATGCCTATGCAGAGTAGGCAGCAACAATTTTCTTACAAACCTTTGCACGACAAAAACCTCAAGATGAGCCAGGACAACTCAAATAAGACACCGAAAAAACCTCTGTCGCGGGAAAACGGCGACAAACCCAGGTTTAATTTTTACTGGATTTACGGCATACTTGCTGTGGTTTTTCTTTTGATACAGTTCTACAACTGGGAGCCAGGACCACAGCAGATCAACAAAGGCGAATTGCTCCGCATGCTGCAAAATGGTGATGTGCAACGCATCGACCTCGTAAACCGCGAAATTGCCGAGATCTATGTTAAACCCGACAAAATAGACCTTTATCTGCCAAAAGACGAGCAAGGCAAAAACCAGGAACGCCCGCTTGCTCCCAACAAACCGCATTTTACCTATCAGATCGGAGAAGTAGGCGCGTTTGAACGGGATGTAGCGCAAGCGCAGGAAGGTCAGGAAAACCCGATCTATGTGAACAACATCACCCGGCGCAACTGGACCACAGAAATCCTGGGATGGATCTTCCCGCTGCTGCTGCTCATTGGCGTTTGGTTTTTCATTATGCGTATGATGAGCCGTGGCGCCGGAGGCGCTGGCGGCCAGATCTTTAACATTGGCAAATCGAAGGCCCAGCTTTTCGACAAAAACACCATGGTCAACGTCACTTTTAAAGATGTTGCAGGCCTGGACGAAGCCAAGGTGGAGATCATGGAGATTGTTGATTTCCTGCGCAAC from Bacteroidota bacterium includes:
- a CDS encoding biotin--[acetyl-CoA-carboxylase] ligase, whose protein sequence is MADNMLRLGPTTSTHKLLSEMLQAGEPVCGKVITADFQTGGRGQGNNTWHSAPGQNLLMSFCWCPRHLAASRQFEITMAVSLAIAGLMDAFAIPSVSIKWPNDIWSGNSKLAGVLISNTVSGALITHSIISIGLNVNQLDFPEELPNPVSMRMLSGRIYDRHGLLAELMDYMKKEIGRIEQGDAKLLRINYLNRLRGLGEIRQFRIGGNLVDCKIAGVDEFGRIQLATAPGQLQAYDLSEARMVQ
- the rsfS gene encoding ribosome silencing factor, whose product is MPLLSTVVAALQDKKGKDIVSLDLRTTHSSLTDYFVICHGTSKTQVDALAGEVIDKALTVAGAKPYNKEGFENSEWILIDFVDVVVHIFLEQTRKFYQLEQLWADAARTEHAYAE